A portion of the Bombina bombina isolate aBomBom1 chromosome 11, aBomBom1.pri, whole genome shotgun sequence genome contains these proteins:
- the LOC128642161 gene encoding taste receptor type 2 member 40-like — MTPRNQIQFTICLNNICLQLMASIYSLMYNLSFQYLFSRELKAAVFFVFYFFFSFSHWLSAWLCIFYCVTVVSCKNCFITGLKMRLSVVVPKLLLVTALGCFSITVPSFWYLNVTSNLDVSRNLTTTNTNAQVMYHDNNPYRVVTYVFGSILPTVICIICLIITVTSLLGHVWKLKCTMSSLRDSHDEVHYKACKTMLLLGNVFLFLFVVQIISASSNTSSINVPRLIMLCSCQIYPTELAIILILGCSKLKRALFRIARCMK; from the coding sequence ATGACCCCGAGAAACCAAATCCAGTTTACTATTTGCTTAAACAACATTTGCCTGCAGTTAATGGCATCAATATATTCATTAATGTATAATCTgtcatttcaatatttattttcgaGGGAATTAAAGGCagctgtattttttgttttttacttttttttcagttTTAGTCATTGGCTCTCTGCCTGGCTGTGCATCTTTTACTGTGTGACTGTTGTCAGCTGTAAAAACTGTTTTATAACAGGTCTAAAGATGAGGCTCTCGGTTGTGGTACCAAAGCTGCTGTTGGTCACAGCTCTGGGGTGTTTCTCAATCACTGTCCCCTCCTTTTGGTACCTGAATGTTACCTCTAATCTGGATGTGTCCAGGAACTTGACCACCACCAACACTAATGCTCAAGTCATGTATCATGATAATAATCCCTATCGTGTCGTTACTTACGTTTTTGGATCCATTTTGCCTACCGTTATTTGcataatatgtttaataattactGTGACTTCACTCTTGGGACATGTCTGGAAATTAAAATGCACTATGTCCAGTCTGAGGGATTCCCATGATGAGGTTCATTACAAAGCCTGTAAGACTATGTTGTTGCTTGGTAatgtttttctgtttctgtttgtGGTACAGATCATATCTGCATCCTCAAACACAAGTAGTATAAATGTACCAAGACTTATAATGCTTTGTTCATGTCAGATTTACCCTACAGAACTGGCTATTATTCTGATACTGGGGTGCTCCAAACTTAAAAGAGCTCTCTTTAGGATTGCCCGGTGTATGAAATAA